From Halobacillus sp. Marseille-Q1614, the proteins below share one genomic window:
- a CDS encoding Xaa-Pro peptidase family protein, with the protein MKQRIEQVVTYLKEQSIDAAFINSAENFFYLTGFHTEPHERLLGLLVFPERAPIAFIPGMEAGQLKEAGWTGEIIGYADHEDPWELMGEKIGNENTSVKTVGFEKQVLSYGRSESFMSLFNEPAVTDIEGHLNEMRVVKDEGEIAVLKEAAELADFGVQAGLDALQEGIIEMEVLAKIEYELKKKGVSEMSFSTMVLFGEKSGQPHGNPGGRRLKDGDFVLFDLGVVWKGYTSDITRTFAYRSVTSEQKKIYQTVLQALEASLALCRAGTRIGDLDQAARKVITDAGYGELFPHRIGHGLGINVHEFPSMSHLNDGILKEGMTFTIEPGIYDPAIGGVRLEEDVLITDKGYETLTKIPRHLQIIE; encoded by the coding sequence ATGAAACAACGTATCGAACAGGTAGTTACATATTTGAAAGAACAATCGATTGATGCTGCGTTTATCAATTCAGCAGAAAACTTCTTTTACTTAACTGGGTTTCATACCGAGCCACATGAGAGGTTATTAGGCCTGCTGGTTTTTCCGGAACGTGCTCCGATTGCTTTCATTCCAGGGATGGAAGCCGGCCAGTTAAAGGAAGCCGGATGGACAGGAGAAATTATCGGATATGCAGACCATGAAGATCCATGGGAGCTTATGGGAGAAAAAATAGGCAATGAAAACACAAGCGTTAAGACGGTAGGATTTGAAAAACAAGTCCTTTCCTACGGACGCAGCGAATCATTTATGTCCTTATTCAACGAACCGGCAGTAACGGATATCGAAGGACATTTAAATGAAATGAGGGTAGTTAAGGACGAAGGGGAGATTGCTGTTCTTAAAGAAGCGGCAGAGCTGGCGGATTTTGGAGTCCAGGCTGGTTTAGATGCACTGCAGGAAGGCATAATAGAGATGGAAGTCCTCGCTAAAATCGAGTATGAATTAAAGAAAAAAGGTGTTTCGGAAATGTCTTTCTCCACAATGGTTTTATTTGGAGAAAAGTCTGGCCAGCCTCACGGAAACCCGGGCGGCCGCCGGTTAAAGGATGGAGACTTCGTTCTTTTTGATCTGGGGGTGGTCTGGAAAGGCTATACTTCTGATATTACAAGGACATTCGCTTACCGTTCTGTAACTTCCGAGCAGAAAAAGATTTACCAGACGGTGCTTCAAGCACTGGAAGCCTCTCTGGCCTTATGCAGGGCGGGAACACGCATAGGAGACCTCGATCAAGCGGCAAGAAAAGTGATCACTGATGCGGGGTATGGAGAGTTATTTCCTCACCGGATCGGTCACGGCTTAGGGATAAATGTGCACGAATTTCCTTCAATGAGCCATTTAAACGATGGTATTTTAAAAGAAGGAATGACGTTTACCATTGAGCCGGGCATATATGATCCAGCCATTGGCGGGGTCAGGCTGGAGGAAGACGTGCTTATCACTGATAAAGGGTATGAAACGTTAACGAAAATCCCGAGACATCTGCAAATTATTGAATAG
- a CDS encoding flagellar basal body rod protein, translated as MKKFLLFVAGLIALAVALTHLGPMILLGVSVWLLFIVYKKFTKSQSTAGKIGWVALGLIILSVAMSNIYAVIGLAAVYSIYWIIKNWTSQEKEASPSKTDDPFVNFEKQWAELNK; from the coding sequence ATGAAAAAGTTTTTGTTGTTTGTAGCCGGACTTATCGCACTAGCCGTTGCGCTGACACACTTAGGACCGATGATATTACTTGGAGTAAGTGTCTGGCTGCTGTTTATCGTTTATAAGAAATTCACGAAAAGCCAATCAACAGCTGGAAAAATCGGCTGGGTGGCTCTGGGACTGATTATTTTAAGTGTAGCGATGTCTAACATTTATGCTGTTATCGGTCTAGCTGCTGTTTACTCGATTTATTGGATCATTAAGAATTGGACAAGCCAGGAGAAAGAAGCTTCCCCGTCTAAAACAGACGACCCGTTTGTGAATTTTGAAAAACAGTGGGCCGAATTAAACAAATAA
- a CDS encoding PspA/IM30 family protein, which translates to MANLFTRLKDTIAADFHDALDQKEQKNPVAMLNQYLRESEKETEKVRKLVERQYRLKDEFSRELQRSQDMAQKRKHQAEVSQKAGEESMYEFALKEQQEYEARAERLQASRFEAVKQLEILEQKYEEMKHKLKDMQLKRMELMGRENIARAHYRMNQVIEDSVDKPYSRFSELDRYIEELEYKVNSSFYRNTFDSKMAQLEKNMKEDSSVTHQ; encoded by the coding sequence ATGGCTAACTTATTTACACGTCTAAAAGATACGATTGCGGCAGATTTTCATGATGCTCTTGACCAAAAGGAACAAAAGAACCCAGTAGCGATGCTGAACCAGTATTTACGAGAAAGTGAAAAAGAGACAGAAAAAGTACGGAAGCTGGTCGAACGCCAGTACCGCTTGAAAGATGAATTTTCAAGAGAACTGCAAAGGTCACAGGACATGGCGCAGAAGCGAAAACACCAGGCAGAAGTTTCACAAAAAGCAGGAGAAGAATCAATGTACGAATTTGCTTTAAAAGAGCAGCAGGAGTATGAAGCGAGAGCCGAGCGTCTTCAAGCTTCCCGTTTTGAAGCGGTGAAGCAGCTGGAAATACTGGAGCAGAAGTATGAAGAAATGAAGCATAAGCTTAAAGATATGCAACTAAAACGCATGGAACTGATGGGAAGGGAGAATATCGCCCGTGCTCATTACCGTATGAATCAAGTAATCGAAGACAGTGTGGACAAGCCATATTCTCGTTTTTCAGAGCTTGACCGATACATTGAAGAACTCGAATATAAAGTGAATAGTTCTTTCTATCGCAATACATTCGATAGTAAAATGGCGCAGTTAGAGAAGAATATGAAAGAAGACAGCAGCGTTACTCACCAGTAA